One Nomascus leucogenys isolate Asia unplaced genomic scaffold, Asia_NLE_v1 001090F_54911_qpd_obj, whole genome shotgun sequence DNA window includes the following coding sequences:
- the LOC115834344 gene encoding tripartite motif-containing protein 51-like: MNSGILQVFQRELTCPICMNYFIDPVTIDCGHSFCRPCFYLHWQDIAVLAQCSKCKKTTRQRNLKTDICLKKMASIARKASLRQFLSSEEQICGTHGETKKMFCEVDKSLLCLLCSSNSQEHRNHTHCPIERAAEEHRVRAPKKMQSLWEKACENHRKLGMETTRTRCWKDYVSLRIEAIRAEYQKMPAFLHEEEQHHLERLRKEGEDIFQQLNESKARMEHLRELLRGMYEDLKQMCHKADVELLQASGYILHRCESLLLQVSEPVNPELSAGPITGLLDRLNGFRVDFTLQHERANSHIFLCGDVRSVNVGCDPQDDPDITAKSECFLVWGAQAFTSGKYYWEVHVRDSWNWAFGVCNNYWKEKRQNDKIDGEEGLFLLGCVKEDTHCSLFTTSPFVVQYVPRPTSTVGLFLDCEGRTMSFVDVDQSSLIYTIPNCSFSPPLRPIFCCSHF; this comes from the exons ATGAATTCTGGAATCTTGCAAGTCTTCCAGAGGGAACTCACCTGTCCCATCTGCATGAACTACTTCATAGACCCAGTCACCATagactgtgggcacagcttttgcCGGCCCTGTTTCTACCTCCACTGGCAAGACATTGCAGTTCTTGCTCAGTGTTCTAAATGCAAGAAGACAACACGGCAGAGAAACCTCAAAACTGACATTTGTTTGAAGAAGATGGCTTCCATCGCCAGAAAAGCCAGTCTCCGGCAATTCCTTAGCTCTGAGGAGCAAATATGTGGGACTCACGGAGAGACAAAGAAGATGTTCTGTGAAGTGGACAAGAGCCTGCTCTGTTTGCTGTGCTCCAGTAACTCTCAGGAGCACCGGAATCACACACACTGTCCCATTGAGCGGGCTGCTGAGGAACACCGGGTAA GAGCTCCTAAAAAAATGCAGTCTTTATGGGAAAAAGCTTGTGAAAATCACAGAAAACTGGGCATGGAAACCACCAGAACCAGATGCTGGAAG GATTATGTGAGTTTAAGGATAGAAGCAATCAGAGCTGAATATCAGAAGATGCCTGCATTTCTCCATGAAGAAGAGCAACATCACTTGGAGAGGCTGCGAAAGGAAGGCGAGGACATTTTTCAGCAACTCAATGAAAGCAAAGCCAGAATGGAACATTTGAGGGAGCTTTTAAGAGGAATGTATGAGGATCTGAAGCAAATGTGCCATAAAGCAGATGTGGAGCTACTCCAG gcttCTGGATACATATTACACAG GTGTGAGTCTCTGCTGCTGCAAGTGTCTGAGCCTGTGAATCCAGAGCTCAGTGCAGGGCCCATCACTGGACTGCTGGACAGGCTCAATGGATTCAGAG ttGATTTTACTCTGCAGCATGAAAGAGCCAATAGTCATATCTTCCTGTGTGGAGATGTGAGAAGCGTGAATGTTGGATGTGACCCTCAAGATGATCCCGATATCACTGCAAAATCTGAATGTTTTCTTGTGTGGGGGGCTCAGGCTTTCACATCTGGCAAATATTATTGGGAGGTTCACGTGCGGGACTCTTGGAATTGGGCTTTTGGAGTCTGTAACAATTattggaaagagaagagacagaatgaCAAAATAGATGGAGAGGAGGGACTCTTTCTTCTTGGATGTGTTAAGGAGgacactcactgcagtctctttACCACCTCCCCATTTGTGGTGCAATATGTTCCAAGACCTACCAGCACAGTAGGATTATTCCTGGATTGTGAAGGTAGAACCATGAGCTTTGTTGATGTTGATCAAAGTTCCCTGATATACACCATCCCTAATTGctccttctcacctcctctcAGGCCCATCTTTTGCTGTAGTCACTTCTGA